A single window of Salvia splendens isolate huo1 chromosome 6, SspV2, whole genome shotgun sequence DNA harbors:
- the LOC121806532 gene encoding transcription factor bHLH77-like, with amino-acid sequence MKLATVNPRMDFNMEALMSKDMFQSRGSLYSSVGYPFPSPCGNDPPFQPSNGRNQRIQMENFGASQVSSFWEDELHSVVQMGFGQGQMQNFQGILPKAQMKVEL; translated from the exons ATGAAACTGGCTACTGTTAATCCAAGAATGGATTTCAACATGGAAGCATTAATGTCTAAGGAT ATGTTTCAGTCTCGTGGCTCGTTGTACTCATCGGTTGGCTACCCGTTCCCATCTCCATGTGGGAACGATCCGCCTTTCCAGCCTAGCAATGGGAGAAACCAGCGGATACAGATGGAGAATTTTGGTGCCTCTCAA GTTTCGTCGTTTTGGGAAGACGAACTGCATAGCGTTGTGCAGATGGGATTCGGACAAGGCCAGATGCAAAACTTTCAAG GGATTCTTCCCAAAGCTCAAATGAAAGTTGAGCTATGA
- the LOC121808625 gene encoding protein transport protein SEC23-like isoform X1, whose translation MAAPELAQTEPEGIEGVRMTWLNWPRSKVEASKCVIPIATSIQPIRPHVDLQILPYAPLRCKTCSAVLNPFCRVDFTAMIWICPFCFQRNHFPQHYNSISQTNLPAELYPNFPSVEYLIPNYQNSQNFNQSSPIYLFILDTCMIEEELEFAKSSLKRALGMLPENAMVGFISYGTQVQVHELGFSEMSKVYVFRGSKDISKDQVLEQLGLSVSGGRRPGPGMHKGGGGGGPSPVAGAGPGINRFLLPASECEYTLDSLLDELSTDQWPIAPGNRALRCTGVALSVGSGLLSASMAGTGARIILLVGGPCTEGPGSIVSKDLSDPVRSHKDLDKDAAPFFKKAVHFYDELGKQLVNQGHVLDVFASALDQVGIAEMKVAIEKTGGLVVLSESFGHSVFKDSFKRIFEVGGEQSLGLAFNGTLEINCSKDIKVQGIIGPCTSLEKKGPSVASTVIGQGNTTAWKMCGLDKSTCLTIFFDVSSSEKSDPAGPSSQLYLQFLTSYQSSDGQMRLRVTTVTRRWAVGSEDLVQGFDQEVAAVIMARLASYKMEMEEGFDATRWLDRNLIRLCSKFGDYHKDDPASFTLNSFFSLFPQFMFNLRRSQFVQVFNNSPDETAYFRILLNRETISNAVVMIQPSLISYGFDSLPGPALLDVQSIAADRILLLDSYFSVVIFHGMTIAQWRNMGYQNQPENQGFAMLLQAPQEDSQLIIRDRFPVPRLVVCDQHGSQVWKMFATGKIFAGKVESFSYLQ comes from the exons ATGGCCGCGCCGGAGCTAGCTCAAACCGAACCCGAGGGAATTGAGGGAGTCCGGATGACGTGGCTGAATTGGCCGCGATCGAAGGTGGAGGCGTCCAAGTGCGTGATCCCGATCGCAACCTCAATTCAGCCGATCCGCCCCCATGTGGATCTGCAGATCCTGCCCTACGCGCCTCTCCGATGCAAGACCTGCTCCGCCGTCCTAAACCCCTTCTGCCGAGTTGATTTCACTGCCATGATTTGGATCTGCCCCTTCTGCTTCCAGAGGAACCATTTCCCGCAACACTATAACTCGATTTCGCAGACCAATTTACCCGCTGAATTGTACCCCAATTTTCCATCGGTTGAGTATTTGATCCCCAATTACCAGAATTCGCAGAATTTCAACCAGTCTTCTccgatttatttgtttattctGGATACGTGCATGATCGAGGAGGAGTTGGAGTTTGCCAAATCATCGCTGAAACGGGCGCTTGGGATGCTTCCCGAAAATGCTATGGTTGGGTTTATATCGTATGGCACGCAGGTGCAGGTGCACGAATTGGGGTTCTCGGAGATGTCAAAGGTTTACGTGTTTAGGGGATCCAAAGACATATCTAAAGATCAGGTCTTGGAGCAATTAGGCCTTTCTGTATCAGGGGGTAGGCGGCCTGGTCCCGGTATGCACaagggtggtggtggtggtggaccgAGCCCTGTGGCTGGAGCTGGGCCGGGGATCAACAGATTTTTGTTACCCGCCTCCGAATGCGAATACACATTGGATTCA CTGTTGGATGAGTTGTCCACAGATCAATGGCCGATTGCACCCGGTAATAGAGCATTGAGGTGCACAGGAGTTGCGCTGAGCGTTGGCAGTGGACTTTTGAGTGCATCAATGGCAGGGACTGGTGCAAGGATCATATTATTAGTCGGAGGTCCATGCACAGAAGGTCCTGGATCG ATTGTCTCAAAAGATCTATCTGATCCAGTCCGTTCACATAAGGATCTTGACAAGGATGCAGCACCCTTTTTTAAAAAAGCAGTCCATTTTTACGATGAACTTGGAAAGCAGTTGGTCAATCAAGGCCATGTGCTGGACGTCTTTGCCTCTGCGCTTGATCAG GTTGGGATTGCTGAGATGAAGGTTGCCATTGAAAAAACTGGTGGACTTGTCGTTCTGTCTGAGAGTTTTGGCCACTCTGTATTTAAGGATTCATTCAAGCGCATTTTTGAAGTTGGAGGAGAGCAGTCATTGGGGCTTGCATTCAA TGGTACGCTGGAGATTAACTGCTCAAAGGATATTAAAGTCCAAGGAATCATTGGTCCATGTACCTCACTTGAGAAG AAAGGGCCTTCTGTTGCTAGCACAGTTATAGGACAGGGAAATACTACAGCTTGGAAGATGTGTGGCCTAGACAAAAGTACATGCTTAACGATTTTCTTTGACGTTTCGTCTAGTGAAAAGTCTGATCCTGCAGGACCAAGTTCTCAATTATACCTGCAATTCCTAACTAG TTATCAAAGCTCTGATGGTCAGATGCGGCTAAGAGTCACAACTGTTACACGGCGATGGGCTGTGGGCAGTGAG GATTTAGTTCAAGGATTTGATCAAGAGGTTGCCGCTGTAATAATGGCTAGACTAGCTTCTTATAAAATGGAAATGGAG GAAGGTTTTGATGCGACAAGATGGTTAGATAGGAATCTGATACGCCTGTGTTCCAAATTTGGGGATTACCACAAAGATGATCCGGCATCATTCACTTTAAACTCCTTTTTTTCGTTGTTTCCTCAGTTCATGTTTAATCTACGACGATCACAATTTGTACAG GTGTTCAACAATAGTCCGGATGAGACAGCCTATTTCCGCATTTTGTTGAATCGTGAGACTATAAGCAATGCGGTAGTCATGATTCAACCATCATTGATATCATACGGCTTTGATTCACTTCCTGGACCAGCTTTGCTTGATGTTCAATCCATTGCAGCGGATCGTATTCTCCTGCTGGACTCTTATTTTAGTGTTGTTATCTTTCATGGAATGACTATTGCACAGTGGAGGAATATGGGCTACCAGAACCAGCCAGAAAATCAG